The stretch of DNA CTGAATCATAATCACCCTGCGGCAAAAGCTTGCGATGCGTTTCTGGCACTAGCGCAATAAAGTCAGGGTGGTTTCCAGAGTCAAACCACCGACAGGCTTCGCATTGATTGCAAGGCTTGATGGCGGCAGATGTCTCACATAAAAGCGCTTTAGCCAATTCAATAGAAAACTCAAACTTACCGATACCGGATTGACCATGAATCAGAACTGCATTGGGCAATGCAGCCAAATTCATGCTATCCCAGACAGGCTCAAGCCATGGCGCTATTTTCTTAACTGACTCATTCGGAAACATCACATCACTCATTTAGAGCTTCATCTTCAATGACTCGAGCTCATGCCAAATAGCTTCTGGTGTTTGGGTAGCATCGACTAGATAAAAGCGATTTGGATCTGCCTTGGCTCTACGTAAATACTCTTGACGAACTTTTTCAAAAAAATCCAAATCCATTTTTTCAAATTTATCGGGCGCCCTTACCTTTGACCTCCTACCTTCAGCAACCGAGCCAGGTAAATCAAAGAGGAAGGTCAAATTAGGTTGAAGCAATGAACCATCGGGGCGACCTTGAACCCATTTCTCTAGGTCATTTAACTTTGCCAGACTTAAGCCGCGTCCACCCCCTTGATAAGCAAAACTCGCATCAGTAAAACGATCAGAAATCACAATCTTTCCTGCTTTCAATGCTGGCTCTATCACTTGTGCAATATGTTCCCGACGAGCGGCAAACATCAGCAGCGCCTCAGTTTCTAAATTCATTGGCGCCTCAAGTAATAAGGCGCGAAGTTGTTCACCTAATTGAGTGCCACCTGGCTCTCTAGTCATCACAACATCGCGATCAGGGTGCCGCTGTTTAATCAAGTTGCTAAAAGATTCAATGTGCGTGCTTTTACCCGCGCCATCGATACCTTCGAAGCTAATGAAATAACCTGGAGATTGATCTGTCATAACGATTACTGTGGCTTTGCTTGAGTGGAAGAATTGCGTTTACGTTGAAATTGATCAACTGCGCTTTCATGCTCTTTATAGGTTTTGGAGAAATGGCTAGTGCCATCGCCACGCGCCACAAAATACACCGCATCACTTTTTGCCGGATGAATCACAGCAAGGAGGGACTCCTTACTCGGCATAGCTATTGGCGTTGGTGGCAAACCCTTGTTCATATAAGTATTGTAGGGACTGTCCTTGCGCAAATCTGCTTTTCGAAGATTGCCATCAAATTTAGGGCCAATTCCGTAAATGACGGTTGGATCGGTCTGTAAAGGCATCTTCAAATTGAGGCGGTTAACGAAAACCGCTGAGACCAAAGACCTATCGCTTGAGCGCCCCGTCTCTTTTTCCACAATTGAGGCCAAGATCAGCAGCTCATAAGGAGTTTTTAAGGGTGTGGCAGGGTCCCTTTGCTCCCAAGCAGTATTTAGCTGCTTTTGCATGGCTTTGGAGGCCCTTCGATAGATTGAAGTATCTGAATCATCTGGGTCAAAAATATAGGTATCTGGATAAAAGAGCCCTTCATCGCCTGGGTAATTGAGTCCAAGGGTCATCAACAGCTCTTTGGAGCTCATACCTTTAGTTTGATGAATTAGCGCGGGATGTTGATCAATCAGGTTTCTCAGTTGCCATATGGTCATACCGGGAATGATGGCTACACTCTCTCTAACTCGATCACCACGGGCTATCTGCAACAAGATATTTCCTAAGCTGGCGCGAGGAGCTAACAGATAGGTTCCCGGTTTTAACTTAGAGCCAACTAAAAGTGCTCTTGCTGCCACTTGTAAGGTAAATACATTTGTAAATACTCCCTGCTCTGATAACTGACCTGCAATTGCAGATAGGCCAGATTGGGGAGTGATCTTGACTTTGTAGGCAGATCCCTTATCAACATTTGATGTGGCAGGAACAACTGGCCATAGAAAGATGGCTCCGTACAATATCAGCGGTAAGGAAATGAAGATGAGGGTACAGAATTTCCACACCCCACCTTTTGAGGAATTCATAAAAAGACTTTTCTGAAATTTTCTGCTCATCAAGCTATGATAAAAGCTCATGACGATCAGCACAGAAAACGCCACAATGCCTGCCTCCAGCCTAAACCATGGATTTCCCCCTCTGGCCCATTGGGGCTTGATCTTGGTTGAGGGGCCTGATGCCGCACCCCTTTTACAAAGCCAATTAAGCAACTCCGTGCTTAGCCTCAAGCGCACTATGCCCGGTGATATTGCCTATGGTTCAGATTCGGTTCGATTAGTTGGCTATTGCAGCCCCAAAGGACGCCTTCTCTCTAGTGCTTGGCTTGGCTTGTTTCCAGAATCGGTTGATTCGGACGACCGTTTTGCCCTTTTTGTTTCCAAAGATATTGCAGCGAGCACTGCAAAACGATTATCAATGTACGTATTACGCTCAAAAGTAAAAGTAGTCGACGCCTCAGATGACTGGGAAGTTTTTGGTGCTTATCAAAACGAGGATGCTAGTCAATCAACCAATCCACCTCAAGACTCTCTCGCCTTGCGCATGCCTGATGTGCTGGTTCAAGGCCAATCTTTTCAGCGCACTCTGATTGCTCAGAAAAAGGTGAGGCCAACACCTTCATCAATAGATCAGGCCTCACTAGATCAGTGGAATTCTTTAGAAGTATTGAGCGCCATTCCCAGAATTGTCTTGGCAACTCAGGAACAATTTGTTCCGCAGATGATTAACTTTGAATCCGTTGCTGGCGTGGATTTCAAAAAAGGTTGTTATCCGGGTCAAGAAATTGTTGCTCGAAGCCAATACCGTGGTGCAGTAAAACGTAGGCTCCAACTCGCGCATATCGATACCAGCTTAACTGCATTGGAACTGGCTAAACCCGGCGTGGAATTATTCCAAGAAAGTGATGCTAGCCAGCCATGTGGCATGGTGGTGCTGGCTGCTCCCAATGCAACAAATTCTGCACGCATCGATCTTCAAATTGAATGTAAGCTGGATGCCCTTGAAATTGGAGCAATCCATCTTGGTGCAAATGATGGGCCGGTCTTAATACCAGATTCTCTCCCCTACCCCTTATTAGAAATTTAATCTCATTCCGATTCCACTCATATTGCTATGTGCTTAATTCTCTTTGCCTGGAAATCTCATCCAGACTATCCTTTGGTAGTTGCGGCAAACCGGGATGAATTTTATGAGCGCGATACTGATCCTATGGGATGGTGGTCTGAGCACCCTCATGTATTAGCTGGTAAGGACCGAGCGGATGTATTGGGCAGCCCGGGAACTTGGTTGGGCTTCACCAAGACGGGGCGTTTTGCTGCGTTAACTAATGTCAGAGCGCCCAGTGAAAAAAATCCTGATGCGAGAACTCGTGGTGAACTCAGCCTGCACTATCTTACGGGTCAGCATAAGCCTCAGGCTTACATCCAAGAGAATGCAAAACGGTTTGAGCTATACAACGGATTTAATCTACTGATGGCTGATCTGAGCGATCCAGAGAATGCAGAAATGCATTGGGTAAGTAATCGCCTCATGATGGGTCAAAGTATCCGCCCCAGAAAAGTTTTTCCTGAGCAAGCACTAAGCCCTGGAGTCTATGGCCTATCAAATGCAATGCTCGATACACCATGGCCCAAAGTAAATCACCGGGTAGCGGCGTTCGCTCAAACCTTGGCAATG from Polynucleobacter duraquae encodes:
- the tmk gene encoding dTMP kinase, whose product is MTDQSPGYFISFEGIDGAGKSTHIESFSNLIKQRHPDRDVVMTREPGGTQLGEQLRALLLEAPMNLETEALLMFAARREHIAQVIEPALKAGKIVISDRFTDASFAYQGGGRGLSLAKLNDLEKWVQGRPDGSLLQPNLTFLFDLPGSVAEGRRSKVRAPDKFEKMDLDFFEKVRQEYLRRAKADPNRFYLVDATQTPEAIWHELESLKMKL
- the mltG gene encoding endolytic transglycosylase MltG — translated: MNSSKGGVWKFCTLIFISLPLILYGAIFLWPVVPATSNVDKGSAYKVKITPQSGLSAIAGQLSEQGVFTNVFTLQVAARALLVGSKLKPGTYLLAPRASLGNILLQIARGDRVRESVAIIPGMTIWQLRNLIDQHPALIHQTKGMSSKELLMTLGLNYPGDEGLFYPDTYIFDPDDSDTSIYRRASKAMQKQLNTAWEQRDPATPLKTPYELLILASIVEKETGRSSDRSLVSAVFVNRLNLKMPLQTDPTVIYGIGPKFDGNLRKADLRKDSPYNTYMNKGLPPTPIAMPSKESLLAVIHPAKSDAVYFVARGDGTSHFSKTYKEHESAVDQFQRKRNSSTQAKPQ
- a CDS encoding YgfZ/GcvT domain-containing protein; translated protein: MTISTENATMPASSLNHGFPPLAHWGLILVEGPDAAPLLQSQLSNSVLSLKRTMPGDIAYGSDSVRLVGYCSPKGRLLSSAWLGLFPESVDSDDRFALFVSKDIAASTAKRLSMYVLRSKVKVVDASDDWEVFGAYQNEDASQSTNPPQDSLALRMPDVLVQGQSFQRTLIAQKKVRPTPSSIDQASLDQWNSLEVLSAIPRIVLATQEQFVPQMINFESVAGVDFKKGCYPGQEIVARSQYRGAVKRRLQLAHIDTSLTALELAKPGVELFQESDASQPCGMVVLAAPNATNSARIDLQIECKLDALEIGAIHLGANDGPVLIPDSLPYPLLEI
- a CDS encoding NRDE family protein produces the protein MCLILFAWKSHPDYPLVVAANRDEFYERDTDPMGWWSEHPHVLAGKDRADVLGSPGTWLGFTKTGRFAALTNVRAPSEKNPDARTRGELSLHYLTGQHKPQAYIQENAKRFELYNGFNLLMADLSDPENAEMHWVSNRLMMGQSIRPRKVFPEQALSPGVYGLSNAMLDTPWPKVNHRVAAFAQTLAMDSGQLKNADHYLRLLADTHEASPQELPNTGVSPDWEKALSAAFIKTPSYGTRSSTILRVRKDGQFEMVERRFDANGTVGHDVVTGALTAAPGSNLSV